In the genome of Epinephelus lanceolatus isolate andai-2023 chromosome 18, ASM4190304v1, whole genome shotgun sequence, one region contains:
- the kpnb1 gene encoding importin subunit beta-1 encodes MELITILEKTVSPDRNELEAAQKFLEQAAIENLPTFLVELSKVLANPGNTQVARVAAGLQVKNSLTSKDPDVKTQYQQRWLAIDANARREIKNYVLQTLGTETYRPSSASQCVAGIACAEIPVNQWPELIPQLVANVTDPSSTEHMKESTLEAIGYICQDIDPEQLQENANQILTAIIQGMRKEEPSNNVKLAATNALLNSLEFTKANFDKETERHFIMQVVCEATQCPDTRVRVAALQNLVKIMSLYYQYMETYMGPALFAITIEAMKSDIDEVALQGIEFWSNVCDEEMDLAIEASEASEQGRPPEHTSKFYAKGALQYLVPILTQTLTKQDENDDDDDWNPCKAAGVCLMLLATCCEDDVVPHVLPFIKEHIKNPDWRYRDASVMAFGSILEGPELNQLKPLVIQAMPTLIELMKDPSVVVRDTTAWTVGRICELLPEAAINEVYLAPLLQCLIEGLGAEPRVASNVCWAFSSLAEAAYEATDAAEDQEEPSTYCLSSSFEIIVQKLLETTDRPDGHQNNLRSAAYEALMEIVKNSAKDCYPAVQKTTLVIMERLQQVLQMESHIQSTSDRIQFNDLQSLLCATLQNVLRKVQHQDALQISDVVMASLLRMFQSTAGSGGVQEDALMAVSTLVEVLGSDFQKYMDAFKPFLGIGLKNYAEYQVCLAAVGLVCDLCRALMSNILPYCDEIMQLLLENLGNENVHRSVKPQILSAFGDIALAIGGEFKKYLDIVLDTLQQASQAQVDKTDYDMVDYLNELREGCLEAYTGIIQGLKGDQENVHPDVMLVQPRVEFILSFIHHIAEDEDHSDGVVANAAGLIGDLCTAFGKDVMKLVEVRPLINDLLTEGRRSKTAKTKTLATWATKELRKLKSQA; translated from the exons CCCACGTTCTTGGTGGAGTTGTCTAAAGTGTTGGCGAACCCGGGGAACACTCAGGTGGCTCGAGTTGCTGCCGGTCTGCAGGTGAAGAACTCTCTGACCTCCAAAGACCCCGACGTGAAGACACAGTACCAGCAGAGATGGCTGGCCATCGACGCCAACGCTCGCCGCGAGATCAAGAACTAC GTTTTACAGACTCTGGGCACAGAGACGTACCGGCCCAGCTCGGCGTCGCAGTGCGTCGCCGGGATCGCCTGTGCAGAGATCCCAGTGAACCAGTGGCCTGAGCTGATCCCACAGCTGGTGGCCAACGTTACCGACCCCTCCAGCACCGAACACATGAAGGAGTCCACGCTGGAGGCCATCGGATACATCTGTCAGGACATC GACCCTGAGCAACTGCAGGAGAACGCCAACCAGATCCTGACAGCCATTATCCAGGGCATGAGGAAGGAGGAGCCCAGTAACAACGTTAAACTGGCCGCCACCAACGCCCTGCTCAACTCTCTGGAGTTCACTAAAGCCAACTTCGACAAGGAG acagagagacacttCATCATGCAGGTGGTGTGTGAAGCTACGCAGTGTCCCGACACCAGA gtgcgtGTGGCGGCCTTACAGAACCTGGTGAAGATCATGTCTCTGTATTATCAGTACATGGAGACGTACATGGGTCCAGCTCTGTTCGCG atCACTATTGAGGCGATGAAGAGCGACATCGATGAGGTGGCCTTACAGGGCATCGAGTTCTGGTCCAATGTCTGTGACGAGGAGATGGATCTGGCCATCGAGGCCTCGGAG GCCTCGGAGCAGGGTCGCCCCCCGGAGCACACCAGTAAGTTCTACGCCAAAGGGGCCCTGCAGTACCTGGTCCCCATCCTGACCCAGACCCTCACCAAACAG GACGAGAATGATGACGACGACGACTGGAACCCCTGCAAGgctgcaggtgtgtgtctgatgctgctggcCACCTGCTGCGAGGACGACGTGGTTCCTCACGTTCTGCCCTTCATCAAAGAGCACATCAAAAACCCCGACTGGCGCTACAGAGACGCCTCCGTCATGGCCTTCGGATCCATCCTGGAAGGACCCGAACTCAACCAGCTCAAACCGCTCGTCATACAG GCGATGCCGACTCTGATCGAGCTAATGAAGGACCCCAGTGTGGTGGTGAGGGACACCACGGCGTGGACGGTGGGGAGGATCTGTGAGCTGCTACCTGAAGCCGCCATCAATGAGGTGTACCTGGCCCCCCTGCTGCAGTGTCTGATCGAAGGCCTGGGGGCGGAGCCAAGAGTGGCCTCCAACGTGTGCTGG GCCTTCTCGTCTCTGGCTGAAGCAGCTTATGAAGCCACAGACGCTGCAGAGGACCAGGAGGAGCCCAGCACCTACTGTCTGTCCTCGTCCTTCGAAATCATCGTCCAGAAACTCCTCGAGACCACAGACAG ACCTGACGGTCACCAGAACAACCTGCGCTCTGCAGCCTACGAGGCTCTGATGGAGATCGTGAAGAACAGTGCAAAGGACTGTTACCCTGCAGTCCAGAAGACCACACTGGTCATCATGGAGAGACTGCAGCAGGTCCTACAGATGGAG TCTCACATTCAGAGCACCTCAGACAGAATCCAGTTCAACGACCTGCAGTCGCTGCTGTGTGCCACTCTACAG AACGTCCTGCGTAAAGTGCAGCATCAGGACGCCCTGCAGATCTCAGACGTGGTGATGGCGTCTCTGCTGCGGATGTTTCAGAGCACCGCCGGCTCCGGGGGCGTCCAGGAAGACGCTCTGATGGCCGTGTCCACGCTGGTGGAAG ttCTTGGCAGCGACTTCCAGAAATACATGGATGCCTTCAAACCTTTCCTGGGAATCGGACTGAAGAACTACGCTGAGTATCAG GTGTGTCTGGCGGCGGTGGGTCTGGTGTGTGACCTGTGCAGAGCTCTGATGTCCAACATCCTGCCTTACTGTGACGAGATcatgcagctgctgctggagaacCTCGGG aACGAGAACGTCCATCGGTCAGTGAAGCCTCAGATCCTGTCAGCGTTCGGGGACATTGCTCTGGCCATCGGAGGAGAGTTTAAGAAATACCTGGACATCGTCCTGGACACTCTGCAGCAGGCGTCTCAGGCTCAGGTGGacaag acgGACTACGACATGGTGGACTACCTGAACGAGCtgagagagggatgtctggaggcCTACACCGGGATCATCCAGGGCCTGAAGGGAGACCAGGAGAACGTACACC CTGATGTGATGTTGGTTCAGCCTCGGGTGGAGTTCATCCTCTCCTTCATCCATCACATAGCTGAGGATGAGGATCACTCTGATGGCGTGGTGGCCAACGCTGCTGGACTCATTGg cGACCTGTGCACAGCGTTTGGTAAAGACGTGATGAAGCTGGTGGAGGTTCGTCCGCTTATCAACGACCTGCTGACAGAGGGCAGACGCTCCA